Sequence from the Parvicella tangerina genome:
CAGGGTATGATGAAATCATAGATGCTACAGGTCATCACGTCTACCCCGGCTTCATAGCCGCAAATAGCACGCTTGGGTTGGCAGATATCGATGCAGTAAGAGCTAACCGTGACTACCGAGAAGTGGGAACTTACAACCCACATGTAAGGTCAATCATCGCATATAATACAGACAGCGACATTACTCCAACGGTCAGAACCAACGGTATTTTAATGGGTCAAATTACTCCTCGCGGTGGACGGATAAGTGGCAGTTCTTCAATTGTACAGTTTGATGCATGGAACTGGGAAGATGCTGTAATAAAAATGGATGACGGTATTCACTTGAACTGGCCTAGAGCCATACAACAGACGGGCTGGTGGGCAGAACCCGGTCCAGCAAAGAAATCAGAGAAATATGAAGAGCAAGTAAAAGAAGTAGAACAATTCTTCAAAGAAGCGAAAGCTTATGCTGAAGCCAAGGATCACGGTGAGATTGATCTTAGAATGAAGGCTATGGAAGGATTGTTTGACGGTAGTAAGACGCTATTCATTCACGCATCGCTATACAGAGAAATCAATGACCTGCTCAATCTCAAGAAAAAGTTTGACCTTGAAAAAGTGGTCATCGTTGGCGGATATGATGCCCATTTGCATGCCAAACGCATAAGTTCAGAAAATGTAAGTGTAGTCCTTCAAAGAGTGCATAGTTTGCCTGAGAGGTCTCAAGAAGATATTTACCTACCTTACAAAATGGCCGCTATACTGCACGATGCAAACGTGAAGTTTTGTCTGGAGGGTGCCGGAGACATGGAACGTATGAATACAAGGAACCTACCTTTCTATGCAGGAACCGCAGTTGCTCATGGCCTACCTTATGAAGATGCTGTTCGATCAATCACATTGTCAGTTGCCGAAATTTTGGGGCTAGACAAAGACTATGGAAGTATCGAGAAAGGAAAAAAGGCAACGCTGTTTATATCAAAGGGAGATGCTTTGGACATTACTTCCAACGATGTGAGCTATGCTTTTATCGATGGCAGAAAAATAGACCTGAACAACCATCAGAAGGAGAATTACGAAAAATATAAAGCGAAATATGAGCTGAAATAATTTTTTAGCATTTCAAGTCTTAATCCGTTTCTGAATTTCTTGCTTAGGCAACTATTGCTAACTTTAGTTCTTATTACTAGTGTTAACCGAAACCTATTTAACCAAAAAAACATGAGAAGAATTTTACTTTCCGCTTTTGTTGCTGTAGCTGCGATGAACCTTTTTGCGCAGCAGTCAACAGAAAAGTTTGGACCAACCGTTGTCGTGCAGTGTGAAAACTTTAAGGAGACGCCTGTACTTGGAGATCTTGAACCAACCACTTCTGAATTTGACGAGTCTGAATTTGTTTATACCGTACCCAACAAATTACGTAGATATCGACACGTTAAGCCTGCAAATCTTCCAGGAGGAGTTGACCCTGTTCTTCAAAAACAAGGAGCATCACACTGGTCAAGGGCACCAATTGAGAACTGGGAAGGAACTAGCTTTACGGCCTTTCCGCCCGATCCAAGTGGAGCAGCTGGTCCCAATCACTATGTGCACATGGTGAATTCAAAATACACCGTTTATGACAA
This genomic interval carries:
- a CDS encoding amidohydrolase family protein, coding for MKLQSLIALIFAAAIGTAQPTPAPANNQKILILNGTCHVGTGKVIKKSAIGIDGDEIVMVKDALALTIDTTGYDEIIDATGHHVYPGFIAANSTLGLADIDAVRANRDYREVGTYNPHVRSIIAYNTDSDITPTVRTNGILMGQITPRGGRISGSSSIVQFDAWNWEDAVIKMDDGIHLNWPRAIQQTGWWAEPGPAKKSEKYEEQVKEVEQFFKEAKAYAEAKDHGEIDLRMKAMEGLFDGSKTLFIHASLYREINDLLNLKKKFDLEKVVIVGGYDAHLHAKRISSENVSVVLQRVHSLPERSQEDIYLPYKMAAILHDANVKFCLEGAGDMERMNTRNLPFYAGTAVAHGLPYEDAVRSITLSVAEILGLDKDYGSIEKGKKATLFISKGDALDITSNDVSYAFIDGRKIDLNNHQKENYEKYKAKYELK